In one window of Lewinella sp. 4G2 DNA:
- a CDS encoding quinone-dependent dihydroorotate dehydrogenase, translated as MYQVLKPLLFKMAPEKAHGLTVQGLAATLSIPGVSHAFRATYRFEDERLHRTVFGLPFPNPVGLAAGFDKDGKYYKNMSSLGFGFLELGTVTPLPQAGNAQPRLFRLPQDRALINRMGFNNEGVDALVSRLKKEGRPGNTIIGGNIGKNKVTPNEEATEDYVKCFRKLFTLVDYFVVNVSSPNTPNLRALQDRKPLTALLSTLQSLNQELATTKQRTDQLGALGTLTHPKPILLKIAPDLTDGQLDDILEIVKDTGIAGIIATNTTIAREPLTTDPEAVAAIGNGGLSGAPVRARSTEVIRYLCDKSGGTLDIIGVGGIDSPAAAREKLAAGAKLIQLYSGMVYYGPGLVRDINRELV; from the coding sequence ATGTACCAGGTACTCAAACCGCTCTTGTTCAAAATGGCCCCCGAAAAAGCCCACGGGCTGACCGTACAGGGCCTGGCCGCTACCCTGTCCATCCCCGGGGTCAGCCACGCCTTCCGGGCCACCTACCGGTTTGAGGACGAGCGCCTACACCGGACGGTCTTCGGCCTCCCCTTCCCCAACCCCGTAGGACTGGCAGCTGGCTTTGACAAGGACGGCAAGTACTACAAAAACATGTCCAGCCTCGGTTTCGGATTCCTGGAACTGGGGACGGTCACGCCCCTCCCCCAGGCGGGCAACGCTCAACCAAGGCTCTTCCGCCTTCCGCAGGACCGTGCCCTCATCAACCGCATGGGCTTCAACAACGAAGGGGTGGATGCACTGGTGAGCCGCCTCAAAAAGGAAGGGCGCCCGGGTAACACCATCATCGGTGGCAACATCGGTAAGAACAAGGTTACCCCCAACGAAGAAGCGACGGAGGACTACGTTAAGTGCTTCCGCAAACTCTTCACCCTGGTGGATTACTTCGTCGTGAACGTCTCCTCCCCCAACACCCCGAACCTTCGGGCGCTGCAGGATCGGAAGCCACTGACTGCGCTATTGTCTACGCTGCAGTCCCTCAACCAAGAGCTCGCTACCACCAAACAACGGACCGATCAACTCGGCGCACTCGGCACGCTGACGCACCCCAAACCCATCCTCCTAAAGATTGCCCCGGACCTGACGGACGGCCAATTGGACGACATCCTCGAGATCGTTAAGGATACGGGTATCGCCGGCATCATTGCTACGAACACCACCATCGCCCGCGAACCTCTTACAACGGACCCGGAAGCCGTAGCCGCCATTGGCAACGGAGGTCTTTCCGGTGCCCCCGTGCGGGCCCGCTCCACGGAAGTGATCCGCTACCTCTGCGACAAAAGTGGAGGGACGCTGGACATCATCGGCGTTGGGGGTATCGATTCGCCGGCGGCCGCCCGCGAGAAGTTAGCGGCTGGCGCTAAGTTGATTCAACTGTACTCTGGTATGGTGTATTACGGCCCTGGCTTGGTAAGGGATATTAATCGGGAATTGGTTTGA
- a CDS encoding S41 family peptidase: MPLRNKLVAAVAATITIISLTAATVSPINDKFFEIMKAIEVYTNVYKEVNQYYVDDIEPNKLMRTGIEAMVESLDPYTNYISETDVEVARLNQAGKYQGIGANIEYIDGLPTILTLYKDQPADKAGIKTGDRILTVDGRETEGYNREQLEEIMRGFPGTTMKLTVDRPGVGKKNLELLRGDVSIPNVPYSGMLADNVGYVALTTFTRNAGKNVRDAVAKLRADNPDLSGIVIDLRGNGGGLLNEAVDIVNIFVPKDELIVTTKGKVRDWDRSYKTNSNPLDLELPVAVLINGRSASASEIVSGSLQDLDRGVLIGQRSYGKGLVQNIMETGYGSRVKITTAKYYIPSQRCIQAIEYVDGKPVDIPDSERAVFKTRSGRKVLDGGGVAPDIELPLLGGKAVTQGLLDNYIIFDFVNEWVTKHETIDSVADFQFKDWAMFESFIQRGDFEYNSKAEKALEKALKQTEEEGYHVTDQLKAIQAQVDQEQLAAIQQYKQEIINIIEKEIAGRYYYQRGEVQMGLRNDREVKEAIAVLNDPARYAKLLKP; the protein is encoded by the coding sequence ATGCCCCTAAGAAATAAGCTCGTGGCCGCCGTAGCCGCTACGATTACCATAATCTCCCTCACCGCCGCCACCGTCTCCCCGATCAACGATAAGTTCTTCGAGATCATGAAGGCCATCGAGGTGTACACCAACGTGTACAAGGAAGTCAACCAGTACTACGTGGACGATATCGAGCCCAACAAGCTCATGCGGACGGGCATTGAGGCCATGGTCGAATCCCTCGACCCCTACACCAATTACATTTCCGAAACGGACGTGGAAGTCGCTCGCCTCAACCAGGCCGGCAAGTACCAGGGCATCGGGGCCAACATTGAGTACATCGACGGACTACCCACCATCCTGACGCTGTACAAGGACCAACCCGCCGACAAGGCCGGCATCAAAACCGGCGACCGCATCCTGACCGTCGACGGCCGCGAAACGGAGGGCTACAACCGCGAGCAACTCGAGGAGATTATGCGTGGCTTCCCCGGCACGACGATGAAACTAACCGTCGACCGCCCCGGCGTCGGCAAAAAGAATCTGGAACTGCTCCGTGGCGACGTCAGCATTCCCAACGTCCCCTACTCCGGGATGCTGGCCGATAACGTTGGCTACGTAGCCCTGACGACCTTCACCCGCAACGCCGGCAAGAACGTCCGCGACGCCGTCGCCAAACTGCGGGCGGACAATCCCGACCTCAGCGGTATCGTGATCGACCTGCGCGGTAACGGCGGTGGCCTCCTGAATGAGGCCGTCGACATCGTCAACATCTTCGTACCGAAGGACGAACTCATCGTCACCACCAAGGGGAAAGTCCGGGATTGGGACCGCAGCTACAAGACCAACAGTAATCCGCTGGATCTCGAGCTACCCGTCGCGGTACTCATCAACGGTCGTTCCGCTTCGGCTTCCGAGATCGTGAGTGGTTCCCTGCAGGATCTCGACCGGGGCGTCCTCATCGGCCAGCGCAGTTACGGCAAGGGTCTCGTCCAGAACATCATGGAGACCGGCTACGGCAGCCGCGTCAAAATCACTACGGCCAAGTATTACATCCCCAGCCAGCGGTGCATCCAGGCGATTGAGTATGTGGACGGCAAACCCGTCGACATCCCCGATAGCGAGCGGGCGGTCTTCAAGACGCGGTCCGGCCGTAAGGTCCTCGACGGCGGTGGCGTGGCTCCCGACATCGAGTTGCCCCTCCTCGGTGGCAAAGCCGTTACCCAGGGTTTGCTGGATAACTACATCATTTTCGACTTCGTCAACGAGTGGGTAACCAAGCACGAGACGATCGATTCCGTCGCCGATTTCCAGTTTAAGGATTGGGCCATGTTCGAGAGTTTCATCCAACGCGGCGATTTCGAATACAACTCTAAGGCGGAGAAGGCGCTCGAGAAAGCACTCAAGCAGACTGAGGAAGAGGGCTACCACGTGACCGACCAACTAAAAGCCATCCAGGCTCAGGTCGACCAGGAGCAGTTGGCCGCCATTCAGCAGTACAAGCAGGAGATCATCAACATCATCGAGAAGGAGATCGCCGGCCGTTACTACTACCAGCGCGGTGAGGTACAGATGGGCCTGCGCAACGACCGCGAGGTCAAAGAGGCCATCGCCGTTCTCAACGATCCGGCCCGCTACGCCAAACTGTTGAAGCCCTAG
- a CDS encoding NAD+ synthase, translating to MNIALAQINVHVGNFAANLEKMLRHVASAKEQGADIVVFPELATTGYPPRDFLEFDDFIDKAEEVVNELAKAAEGIAIIVGSPSRNPVVEGKDLYNSVYFLSGGRIQQVQHKTLLPTYDIFDEYRYFEPAHEWNVVRYQDKTIAMVVCEDSWNVGNENPLYKINPMDQMMEQKPDLIINVSASPFDYEHAADRVRTMRANVDRYGIPLYLVNHVGAQTEVLFDGGSVVINQQGEVIDELPYFKEAMRIFNTEEVRSGDNATGEQERDKMTLIHDGLVMGIKNYFGKLGFKKAILGLSGGIDSALVAVLAARALGADNVRCILMPSQYSSDHSVNDARQLAENLGCQYDLVPIEGIYNSYMDALKPFYWGKPEGLAEENLQARARGMLLMAFSNKFGNILLNTSNKSEMAVGYGTLYGDMCGGLSVIGDVYKTECFELARYMNKDGEVIPENIISKPPSAELKPDQFDSDSLPPYDQLDAVLYQYIEKSQSPQDIIEMGFDEALVKRTLRLVNINEFKRYQTAPVLRVSSKAFGMGRRLPIVGKYLS from the coding sequence ATGAATATCGCCCTCGCCCAAATCAACGTCCACGTCGGAAATTTTGCCGCCAACCTTGAAAAGATGCTGCGGCACGTCGCAAGCGCCAAAGAGCAGGGCGCCGACATCGTCGTCTTCCCCGAACTGGCCACGACCGGCTATCCACCGCGGGATTTCCTGGAGTTTGACGATTTCATCGATAAGGCCGAAGAAGTGGTCAATGAATTGGCCAAGGCAGCCGAAGGTATTGCCATCATCGTCGGTTCCCCGTCGCGCAATCCCGTCGTGGAAGGGAAGGATTTATACAACAGCGTCTACTTCCTCTCCGGAGGCCGGATCCAACAAGTACAGCACAAGACCCTCCTCCCGACCTACGATATTTTCGATGAGTACCGCTACTTCGAGCCGGCTCACGAGTGGAACGTCGTCCGGTACCAGGACAAGACCATCGCGATGGTCGTCTGCGAAGACAGCTGGAACGTCGGCAACGAAAACCCGCTCTATAAGATCAACCCGATGGATCAGATGATGGAGCAAAAGCCGGACCTGATCATCAACGTGTCGGCCTCCCCCTTCGATTACGAGCACGCCGCCGACCGCGTCCGCACCATGCGGGCCAACGTGGACCGTTACGGCATCCCCCTCTACCTCGTTAACCACGTCGGTGCTCAAACGGAGGTGCTCTTCGACGGTGGATCCGTCGTCATCAACCAGCAGGGAGAGGTGATCGATGAACTGCCCTACTTCAAAGAGGCCATGCGCATCTTCAATACGGAGGAAGTCCGTAGCGGAGACAACGCTACTGGCGAACAAGAGCGGGACAAGATGACCCTCATCCACGATGGTCTCGTGATGGGCATCAAGAACTACTTCGGTAAACTCGGCTTCAAAAAGGCCATCCTCGGCCTTAGTGGTGGGATTGACTCCGCCCTCGTCGCCGTCCTGGCCGCCCGGGCCCTGGGGGCGGATAACGTCCGCTGCATCCTGATGCCCAGCCAGTACAGTTCCGACCACAGCGTGAACGACGCCCGGCAGTTGGCGGAGAACCTCGGTTGCCAGTACGATCTCGTCCCCATCGAAGGTATCTACAACAGTTACATGGATGCCCTCAAACCCTTCTACTGGGGCAAACCGGAAGGGTTGGCCGAAGAAAACCTGCAGGCCCGCGCCCGGGGGATGCTCCTCATGGCCTTCTCCAATAAGTTTGGCAACATCCTGCTCAACACTTCCAACAAATCCGAAATGGCCGTTGGCTACGGCACCCTCTACGGCGATATGTGTGGTGGCCTCAGCGTGATTGGCGACGTCTACAAAACCGAGTGTTTCGAACTCGCCCGCTACATGAATAAAGACGGCGAGGTCATCCCCGAAAACATCATTTCCAAGCCCCCCAGCGCCGAACTCAAACCCGACCAGTTCGATTCCGACAGCCTCCCCCCCTACGACCAACTCGACGCCGTCCTCTACCAGTACATCGAAAAGAGCCAGTCTCCGCAGGACATCATCGAGATGGGCTTCGACGAAGCTTTGGTCAAACGCACCCTCCGCCTGGTCAACATCAACGAGTTCAAACGTTACCAGACGGCACCGGTCTTGCGGGTAAGCTCGAAGGCCTTTGGGATGGGCCGGAGGTTGCCGATTGTGGGGAAGTATTTGAGCTAG
- a CDS encoding sulfurtransferase, with translation MSLITPSQLQDLLEDPSLLVFDVRHNLFDVEAGRTSFREGHIPGAYHLHMDDDLSGEIIPGKTGRHPLPPVEVFTAKMSLFDLDAGKQVVVYDDKGGALAARLWWMLRAIGHENVRVLDGGYPAWVHANLPVQTEQVPLPATDYRRGAAAYPVSTYQLRTCGSAQIRQLDESATLVDSRTAERYRGEHEPIDPVAGHIPGAVNYPWPDNLNADGTFKDQDQLKIRFATLGDKADDPIFYCGSGVTACHNLLAFERAFGRMGTLYAGSWSEFIVLSL, from the coding sequence ATGTCCCTGATTACTCCTTCCCAACTCCAGGATTTACTGGAAGACCCCAGCTTGCTCGTCTTTGATGTCCGCCACAACCTCTTCGACGTGGAGGCTGGCCGGACATCCTTTCGGGAAGGCCATATCCCTGGTGCTTATCACCTACACATGGATGATGATCTTTCCGGCGAGATTATTCCAGGCAAAACGGGCCGCCACCCGCTGCCACCGGTGGAAGTCTTTACGGCAAAAATGTCCCTGTTCGATCTGGACGCCGGTAAACAGGTGGTGGTGTATGATGACAAGGGTGGCGCATTGGCGGCCCGCCTTTGGTGGATGCTCCGTGCCATCGGCCACGAAAACGTTCGGGTGCTAGACGGTGGTTACCCCGCTTGGGTCCACGCCAACTTACCGGTCCAAACGGAGCAAGTTCCCCTTCCCGCTACGGATTACCGACGGGGTGCAGCGGCCTATCCCGTAAGTACCTACCAACTACGCACCTGCGGCAGCGCCCAAATCCGACAACTGGACGAAAGCGCTACGCTAGTGGACAGCCGAACGGCCGAACGGTACCGCGGGGAACACGAACCGATCGACCCCGTGGCCGGCCACATCCCCGGCGCGGTGAATTACCCTTGGCCGGACAACCTGAACGCTGACGGCACTTTCAAAGACCAGGACCAACTGAAAATCCGCTTCGCCACACTGGGTGACAAAGCGGATGATCCAATTTTCTACTGCGGCTCCGGCGTGACGGCGTGCCATAACCTGCTGGCCTTTGAACGGGCTTTCGGGCGGATGGGTACGCTGTATGCGGGGAGCTGGAGTGAATTTATAGTCTTGAGTCTGTAG
- a CDS encoding sugar phosphate nucleotidyltransferase: MDTAQKPTLVILAAGMGSRYGGLKQIDGVGPSEEGIIEYSIYDAIRAGFGKVVFIIRKDIEAPFREKFDGKFGDKIKVEYAFQGMDSYVPDDVDHTKREKPWGTTHAMLVAKDVVNEPFAVINADDYYGIKGFQQMAGFLVADVRPDLFSMCGYVLHRTLSDHGTVNRGVAVVAEDYLLKDVNERLKIQRGDNGVPSYLGEDGHRYELADNDVVSMNFWGFHPSIFDRIEKGFTEFARANVDNPRAEYLIPEVVDNMIKDGSAQVKVLVSDDKWYGVTYQEDKPKVQEAFALLVAENTYPSPLFS; this comes from the coding sequence ATGGACACAGCACAAAAACCAACCCTCGTTATTCTCGCAGCCGGAATGGGCAGCCGTTACGGCGGCCTCAAACAAATCGACGGCGTCGGCCCGAGCGAAGAGGGTATTATTGAATACTCTATCTACGACGCCATCCGCGCCGGCTTCGGCAAGGTGGTCTTCATCATCCGTAAGGACATCGAAGCGCCCTTCCGCGAAAAGTTCGACGGCAAGTTCGGCGATAAGATCAAGGTCGAGTACGCCTTCCAGGGCATGGACAGCTACGTCCCCGACGATGTGGACCACACCAAGCGTGAAAAGCCCTGGGGCACTACCCACGCGATGCTCGTTGCGAAGGACGTCGTCAACGAACCCTTCGCCGTCATCAACGCGGACGATTACTACGGCATCAAAGGCTTCCAGCAAATGGCTGGCTTCCTGGTGGCGGACGTTCGCCCCGACCTCTTCTCCATGTGCGGCTACGTCCTGCACCGGACGCTTTCTGACCACGGCACCGTCAACCGCGGCGTCGCCGTAGTGGCCGAGGATTACCTACTGAAGGACGTCAACGAGCGCCTCAAGATTCAGCGTGGCGACAACGGCGTCCCCTCCTACCTCGGCGAAGATGGCCACCGGTACGAGTTGGCCGATAACGACGTCGTGAGTATGAATTTCTGGGGTTTCCACCCCTCCATCTTCGACCGGATCGAAAAGGGTTTCACCGAGTTCGCCCGCGCCAACGTAGACAACCCCCGTGCCGAGTACCTCATCCCCGAAGTGGTGGACAACATGATCAAGGACGGTTCCGCCCAGGTAAAAGTCCTCGTCTCCGACGATAAGTGGTACGGCGTCACCTACCAGGAAGATAAGCCGAAGGTACAGGAAGCCTTTGCGCTGTTGGTGGCGGAGAATACTTACCCTAGCCCATTGTTTAGTTAA
- a CDS encoding GntR family transcriptional regulator has translation MLLGIKVQHNSITPIYQQIVNSVVHGIEVRDFQAGDKLPSINVVSARLDIARGTVEKAYRELRERQVIDSVQGKGYFIRRADLRTKRRVFLIFNKLSAHKKLIYDAFVETLGPEVIVDFFVYNNSFPIFRDLLLNAGELHTHYVIIGHFYGGEQKAVELINELPKHKLVILDKEIPGLKGNYAAIYQPFEKDIQRALNQAIEPLRKYPRLKIIFPHDTYHPKAILNGFQRFVIDHGFRGYVVSDISDHDIEVGDAYITLMEADLVTLIKRVKDAGHRVGKDIGILSYNDSPLKEILLDGISTLSTDFAGMGRRAAEMILNKEVAHEENAFNLVLRNSL, from the coding sequence TTGCTACTAGGTATTAAAGTTCAACACAACTCCATCACCCCGATCTACCAGCAGATCGTGAATAGTGTGGTGCACGGTATAGAAGTCCGGGATTTTCAGGCCGGGGATAAGCTTCCCTCGATCAACGTCGTCAGCGCCCGGCTGGACATTGCGCGGGGGACGGTCGAAAAGGCCTACCGGGAGCTCCGCGAACGGCAAGTGATCGATTCCGTCCAGGGCAAAGGCTACTTCATCCGCCGGGCGGACCTGCGGACGAAGCGGCGAGTATTTCTGATCTTCAACAAGTTGAGCGCCCACAAAAAGTTGATCTACGATGCTTTCGTGGAAACGCTCGGGCCAGAAGTGATCGTGGATTTCTTCGTGTACAACAACTCTTTTCCCATTTTTCGGGATCTGCTGCTCAATGCCGGAGAGCTACACACCCACTACGTGATCATTGGCCACTTCTACGGTGGGGAACAAAAAGCCGTGGAATTGATCAATGAATTACCAAAGCACAAATTGGTGATCCTCGATAAGGAGATCCCCGGGCTGAAGGGCAACTACGCGGCGATTTACCAACCCTTCGAAAAAGACATCCAGCGGGCCCTCAACCAGGCGATTGAACCGCTGAGGAAGTACCCCCGGCTGAAGATCATCTTCCCCCACGATACTTACCACCCCAAGGCCATCCTGAATGGCTTCCAACGCTTCGTCATCGACCACGGCTTCCGGGGTTACGTAGTTTCCGATATCAGCGACCACGACATCGAGGTGGGAGATGCTTACATCACGCTAATGGAAGCCGACCTTGTCACCCTCATCAAGCGCGTTAAGGATGCCGGCCACCGGGTGGGGAAGGACATTGGCATCCTCTCTTACAACGATAGCCCGCTGAAGGAGATCTTGCTGGACGGCATTTCTACCCTTTCCACCGACTTCGCCGGCATGGGGCGCCGGGCCGCGGAGATGATCCTCAACAAGGAGGTGGCCCACGAGGAAAATGCCTTTAACCTGGTACTGAGAAATAGTCTGTAG
- a CDS encoding RND family transporter translates to MRKYRLPVLISFAFFFVAAVYGCFQLKFTFDFSQFFPRGDDDLAFFLEFVEEFEGDDNFLLVALENPDGVFDSTFLNQAHSFALEARELEMIEGVQSLTTFSYPLKTPFAVTTIPAIHLNEPARFAADSARIMADERFVNNLINKDATALVVLLKTQSLINLNAEDVDVASSLDKAKALMASVQGLMDQYDFVDYHYLGAANFQQEMVATQVREVVVSALISGVLVTIIMFLLFRRPLGILVSLVSIALGLVLFLGILGLLGRELNAIAALYPVLMIIVGTSDVIHIMSKYIDELRAGKDKETAIRITIKEIGLATLLTSLTTAVGFATLLTSRVDPIRDFGINAALGVLVAFVTVILFTTSLLSYLSVDQIVKIGRQQAFWDRLLERSYQFTRVSAQKIKIGAVVVAILCAVGISMVTTNYRIESALPRGKKITADFLFFERELSGFRPFEMAITAKDSAKITDFEVMTQIGKIEDYIKQFPQVQSTASITTVYRSINQMFNNNRPDAYDLPEDEATYRKYQRLAKQIPPGNLNVLMNEDRTKARITSRFGDLGADSVKVFMDRTYAWINTNVDTSLVDVRATGTGVIIDKNAEYIRRNLLQGLGLAILIVCVLMGFLFKSWKMLLISLVPNLLPLLLAGAMLGFLGIELEAGVSIVFAIIFGIAVDDTIHFLAKYRLARGRGMGVEEAIHLTFKEAGKAIVLTSIVLFFGFLVMLFSINPPSVTIGLLISLTLASAVVSDLLLIPLLLRWLDK, encoded by the coding sequence ATGCGCAAGTACCGCCTCCCCGTCCTCATCAGTTTTGCTTTCTTCTTCGTCGCGGCCGTCTACGGTTGCTTCCAGCTGAAGTTTACGTTTGATTTTTCCCAGTTCTTTCCGCGGGGGGATGACGACCTGGCCTTTTTCCTGGAATTCGTGGAGGAGTTTGAGGGAGACGACAATTTTCTGCTCGTTGCCCTCGAAAATCCGGACGGGGTCTTTGACTCTACGTTTCTGAACCAGGCCCATTCCTTTGCCCTCGAGGCCCGGGAATTGGAGATGATCGAAGGCGTCCAATCCCTGACGACCTTTAGTTACCCGTTGAAGACGCCCTTTGCGGTGACGACCATCCCCGCCATTCACCTCAACGAGCCGGCCCGGTTCGCGGCGGATAGCGCCCGGATCATGGCCGACGAGCGGTTCGTCAATAACCTTATTAATAAGGACGCGACGGCACTCGTCGTTCTGCTGAAGACCCAGAGTCTCATCAACCTCAATGCGGAGGACGTCGATGTGGCCAGTAGCCTCGATAAGGCGAAGGCACTCATGGCGTCCGTCCAGGGGCTGATGGACCAGTACGACTTTGTGGATTACCACTACCTCGGCGCCGCCAACTTCCAGCAGGAGATGGTGGCTACCCAGGTGCGGGAGGTCGTGGTGTCGGCCCTCATTTCCGGAGTGTTGGTGACCATCATCATGTTCCTGTTGTTCCGCCGGCCGTTGGGGATCCTGGTTTCGCTGGTGAGTATTGCTTTAGGGCTCGTCCTGTTCCTGGGCATCCTAGGTTTGCTGGGGCGGGAGTTGAATGCGATCGCCGCCCTTTACCCGGTGCTGATGATCATCGTCGGTACGTCGGATGTCATCCACATCATGTCGAAGTACATCGATGAATTGCGGGCTGGTAAGGACAAGGAAACGGCCATCCGGATCACCATCAAGGAAATTGGGTTGGCGACTTTGTTGACCTCCCTCACTACGGCCGTCGGGTTTGCGACTTTGCTGACGAGCCGGGTGGACCCCATTCGTGATTTCGGCATCAACGCCGCCCTGGGAGTTCTAGTCGCGTTCGTGACGGTGATTCTGTTTACCACGTCGTTGTTGTCCTACCTCAGTGTGGACCAGATCGTTAAGATTGGGCGACAGCAAGCCTTTTGGGATCGCCTACTGGAACGGTCCTACCAATTCACCCGCGTCAGCGCCCAGAAGATCAAAATTGGCGCGGTAGTGGTGGCCATCCTCTGCGCGGTGGGAATCAGTATGGTGACGACGAACTACCGGATTGAATCGGCGCTGCCGCGAGGGAAAAAGATCACGGCGGACTTTCTGTTCTTCGAGCGCGAGCTATCCGGCTTCCGGCCCTTCGAAATGGCGATCACCGCGAAGGACTCGGCGAAGATCACCGACTTCGAGGTGATGACCCAGATCGGGAAGATCGAGGACTACATTAAGCAGTTCCCACAGGTGCAGAGTACGGCCAGCATTACGACCGTTTACCGGAGCATCAACCAGATGTTCAACAACAACCGGCCGGATGCCTACGACCTGCCGGAGGACGAGGCGACCTACCGCAAATACCAGCGCCTGGCCAAGCAGATACCGCCCGGCAACCTCAACGTGCTGATGAACGAGGACCGCACCAAAGCCCGGATCACCAGCCGTTTCGGCGACCTCGGCGCCGACAGCGTAAAAGTGTTTATGGACCGGACCTACGCGTGGATCAACACCAACGTGGACACCTCGTTGGTGGACGTGCGCGCTACCGGCACCGGTGTCATCATCGACAAAAACGCAGAATATATTCGGCGCAACCTGCTGCAGGGTTTAGGGCTGGCCATCTTGATCGTTTGCGTACTGATGGGCTTCCTGTTCAAAAGTTGGAAGATGTTGCTCATCAGTCTCGTACCGAATCTATTGCCCTTGCTGCTGGCCGGCGCCATGCTGGGCTTTTTGGGGATTGAGCTCGAAGCCGGTGTCAGTATCGTCTTCGCCATCATTTTCGGGATTGCGGTGGACGATACGATTCACTTCCTGGCCAAATACCGCCTGGCGCGGGGCCGGGGGATGGGCGTGGAGGAAGCGATTCACCTGACATTCAAGGAGGCGGGCAAGGCGATCGTCCTGACGTCGATCGTGCTCTTTTTCGGCTTTCTGGTGATGCTCTTCAGCATCAATCCGCCGAGCGTAACGATTGGTTTGTTGATCAGCCTGACGCTGGCGAGCGCGGTGGTGAGTGACCTGCTGCTGATCCCCTTATTGCTGCGGTGGCTGGATAAGTAG